A genomic window from Cutibacterium acnes includes:
- a CDS encoding VOC family protein has protein sequence MVPRSSAAVDDAYREGVAKGVHVIEEPHDDVFGRTFVIANPDGNLIRVSPVD, from the coding sequence ATGGTCCCCCGGTCGTCCGCGGCGGTCGATGACGCCTACCGAGAGGGGGTCGCGAAGGGCGTACACGTCATCGAGGAACCGCACGACGACGTGTTCGGCCGCACCTTCGTGATCGCCAACCCCGACGGCAACCTCATCCGGGTCAGCCCCGTCGACTGA